In Populus nigra chromosome 1, ddPopNigr1.1, whole genome shotgun sequence, one genomic interval encodes:
- the LOC133681092 gene encoding homogentisate 1,2-dioxygenase, whose product MEQEQQQITITNDFPSDDHEYLSGFGNTFESESIPGSLPRGQNSPLLCPYGLYAEQISGTSFTSPHKLNQRSWLYRIKPSVTHEPFQARFPRHDKLVSEFDKSNSYTTPTQLRWKPKPVDTVEESAPVDFVEGLYTVCGAGSSFLRHGFAIHMYTANKSMDDCAFCNADGDFLIVPQKGRLWITTECGKLQVSPGEIVVIPQGFRFAVHLPDGPSRGYVSEIFGTHFQLPDLGPIGANGLAAPRDFLVPKAWFEDASRPGYTVVQKYGGELFVAKQDFSPFNVVAWHGNYVPYKYDLNKFCPYNTVLFDHSDPSINTVLTAPTDKPGVALLDFVIFPPRWLVAEHTFRPPYYHRNCMSEFMGLIYGGYEAKADGFLPGGASLHSCMTPHGPDTKTYEATIESGHDAGPSKITNTLAFMFESCLIPRISLCALKSPLMDNDYYQCWTGLKSHFSGEGADSKGNGV is encoded by the exons ATGGAGCAGGAGCAGCAGCAGATCACCATAACCAATGATTTCCCCTCCGACGATCATGAATATCTATCGGGATTCGGCAACACCTTCGAATCCGAATCCATCCCTGGATCATTGCCTCGCGGACAGAACAGCCCTCTCTTATGCCCCTACGGTCTCTACGCAGAACAGATCTCCGGCACCTCCTTCACTTCCCCTCACAAACTCAACCAACGCAG TTGGTTATATAGAATCAAGCCATCGGTCACTCACGAGCCGTTTCAGGCAAGGTTTCCAAGGCACGATAAACTCGTGAGTGAATTTGATAAATCAAACAGCTATACAACGCCCACGCAACTGCGGTGGAAGCCAAAGCCAGTAGATACTGTTGAAGAATCAGCACCAGTTGATTTTGTTGAGGGCTTGTATACAGTTTGTGGAGCTGGCAGCTCCTTCCTCCGCCATGGATTTGCTATTCACAT gtATACCGCCAATAAATCCATGGATGATTGTGCTTTTTGCAATGCCGATGGCGATTTCTTGATTGTTCCACAAAAAGGAA GATTGTGGATCACTACTGAATGTGGGAAATTGCAAGTCTCTCCTGGTGAAATTGTTGTTATACCTCAAGGATTCCGTTTTGCGGTACATTTGCCGGATGGCCCGTCACGTGGTTATGTGTCTGAGATTTTTGGAACCCATTTTCAACTTCCTGATCTTGGGCCAATAG GAGCTAATGGTCTTGCTGCTCCAAGGGATTTCCTTGTTCCCAAGGCCTGGTTTGAAGATGCTTCCAGACCAGGATACACTGTCGTTCAAAAGTATGGTGGAGAACTTTTTGTTGCAAAACAAGATTTTTCTCCCTTCAATGTGGTTGCTTGGCATGGTAATTATGTTCCATATAAG TATGATCTCAATAAGTTTTGCCCTTATAATACTGTCTTGTTTGATCACAGTGATCCATCAATAAATACAG TTTTGACTGCACCAACTGATAAACCTGGCGTGGCATtgcttgattttgttatttttcctccCCGATGGTTGGTTGCTGAGCATACATTCCGACCTCCATACTACCATCGCAATTGTATGAGTGAATTTATGGGCCTGATTTATGGTGGATATGAG gcAAAAGCTGACGGCTTTCTCCCAGGAGGTGCAAGCCTTCATAGCTGCATGACTCCACATGGTCCTGATACGAAGACATACGAG gCTACCATTGAGAGTGGGCATGATGCAGGACCATCCAAAATCACTAATACACTGGCTTTCATGTTTGAATCATGTTTAATTCCCAGGATCAGCCTTTGTGCTCTTAAGTCACCGTTAATGGATAATGATTACTACCAATGCTGGACTGGACTCAAATCCCATTTTTCCGGCGAAGGAGCAGATAGCAAAGGCAATGGTGTATAG
- the LOC133680776 gene encoding probable E3 ubiquitin-protein ligase ZFP1, producing the protein MGQRNMLCTNQMIDLEMDQQSQGYLHPESCILLGGVTNFRPPDIPTMLTASGNTINCDAHLADRYDGAMFYGMPQYHGVHPHPQYHSPNLDLSVATAPNFYVPYMTPSSGIPISHASCDQLSSSNNYGVIGVSADEYGTNSHFMDNARSSYKRKNAEGNPGNFHYLNASASSSSSVPPMNTRHPEGVALMDATSFTLPHYRGTSASSIREVGSQRSVRNRLGSVGLDPALAHNPNHFIQGNYLGQPYQPGGSLWLDQHLSNGSTDAGASGWTQTPTIPYMHGNNVNGVPIETGSMGPQRYHEPASNRSNASFSHPSPVNPQRHNFHHLSPPIQGIRGHNINILPQAPAASFRVPTANASQSTMNLSQDGLDIGLRNPGSVQPTGLRMYRPHHEGVAPETTLRHRNLPRLRVLPTDGVAILGFPDYYEVENYADHHRDMRLDIEDMSYEELLALGERIGNVNTGLSDATIRSQLKTRTYLSSPYSINLEVSCMDQEADSCIICQDDYKSKEKIASLDCGHEYHADCLKKWLRLKNVCPICKSEALTMEGKDV; encoded by the exons ATGGGACAAAGAAACATGCTATGCACCAATCAGATGATTGATTTAGAAATGGATCAACAAAGCCAGGGATATCTACATCCTGAGTCCTGCATTCTTCTAGGGGGTGTGACAAACTTCCGACCACCTGATATTCCTACCATGTTAACAGCTTCAGGGAACACTATCAATTGTGACGCCCATCTAGCTGATCGTTATGATGGTGCTATGTTTTATGGGATGCCCCAATACCATGGTGTTCATCCTCATCCTCAGTATCACAGCCCAAATCTTGATTTAAGTGTGGCTACTGCACCCAACTTCTATGTTCCTTACATGACTCCATCTTCTGGTATTCCTATCAGTCATGCATCTTGTGATCAATTATCTTCATCCAACAATTATGGAGTGATTGGAGTTTCTGCTGATGAGTATGGAACAAACAGTCACTTCATGGATAATGCTAGAAGTTCATACAAGAGAAAGAATGCTGAAGGAAATCCAGGGAATTTCCACTATCTGAATGCCTCAGCAAGCTCTAGTTCCTCAGTTCCCCCAATGAATACAAGGCATCCCGAGGGGGTTGCTCTGATGGATGCTACATCATTCACCCTGCCACATTACAGGGGGACTAGTGCTTCATCAATCAGGGAAGTAGGATCTCAAAGAAGTGTGAGGAATAGATTAGGTTCTGTGGGGCTCGATCCTGCCTTGGCACACAACCCGAACCATTTTATTCAAGGAAACTATTTGGGCCAACCCTATCAGCCAGGGGGCTCTCTCTGGTTAGATCAACACTTAAGCAACGGTTCTACTGATGCAGGCGCTTCAGGATGGACTCAGACCCCTACTATTCCTTACATGCACG GGAACAATGTCAATGGAGTTCCTATAGAAACTGGGAGCATGGGTCCACAGCGGTATCATGAGCCAGCTAGCAACAGAAGTAATGCCAGTTTCTCGCACCCTTCTCCAGTAAACCCTCAGCGCCATAATTTTCATCACCTGTCTCCACCAATTCAAGGAATTAGAGGTCACAATATTAATATTCTTCCTCAAGCACCAGCAGCTTCATTCAGAGTTCCTACAGCCAATGCCTCACAAAGCACTATGAATCTATCTCAAGATGGTTTAGATATTGGACTTAGGAATCCGGGATCTGTTCAACCAACCGGCCTTCGAATGTACCGGCCTCACCATGAGGGAGTTGCACCTGAGACCACACTAAGACATCGCAACCTCCCTCGCTTGAGAGTGTTGCCAACAGAT GGGGTAGCAATACTAGGGTTCCCTGACTATTATGAAGTAGAGAATTATGCTGACCACCACAGAGATATGCGCTTGGATATAGAGGACATGTCTTATGAG GAGCTTCTTGCACTTGGGGAGCGTATTGGTAATGTAAATACTGGCTTATCAGATGCAACTATCAGAAGtcaattaaaaacaagaacTTATTTATCATCTCCTTATTCAATCAATTTGGAAGTATCTTGTATGGATCAAGAAGCTGATTCTTGCATTATTTGCCAG GATGATTATAAGAGTAAGGAGAAAATTGCATCTCTTGATTGTGGACACGAGTATCATGCAGATTGCTTGAAGAAGTGGCTACGCTTGAAGAATGTCTGCCCCATCTGCAAATCTGAAGCCTTAACCATGGAAGGAAAGGATGTTTAA
- the LOC133674750 gene encoding ras-related protein RABA1f has translation MSAYRADEDYDYLFKLVLIGDSGVGKSNLLSRFTRNEFNLESKSTIGVEFATRSIRVDDKIVKAQIWDTAGQERYRAITSAYYRGAVGALLVYDVTRHVTFENVERWLKELRDHTDANIVIMFVGNKADLRHLRAVSTEDAKAFAERENTYFMETSALESLNVENAFTEVLTQIYHVVSRKALDIGDDPAALPKGETINVKDDVSAVKKVGCCSV, from the exons ATGAGTGCGTACAGAGCAGATGAAGATTACGACTATCTGTTCAAGTTGGTGTTAATTGGAGACTCTGGAGTTGGGAAATCGAATCTCTTATCTCGATTCACGAGAAACGAATTCAACCTGGAATCCAAATCCACTATTGGTGTTGAATTCGCTACTCGTAGCATCCGTGTTGATGACAAGATTGTCAAAGCCCAGATTTGGGACACTGCTGGTCAAGAAAG ATACCGGGCAATCACAAGCGCATACTACCGAGGAGCTGTCGGTGCATTGCTTGTTTATGACGTCACTAGACATGTCACGTTTGAAAATGTTGAGAGATGGCTAAAGGAGCTGAGAGATCACACAGATGCTAATATTGTGATTATGTTTGTTGGTAACAAGGCAGACCTGCGTCATCTGCGTGCGGTTTCTACTGAAGATGCCAAGGCCTTTGCTGAGAGGGAGAACACATACTTTATGGAGACATCTGCTCTTGAGTCTCTGAATGTTGAAAATGCTTTCACTGAAGTGCTAACCCAAATATATCATGTGGTCAGCCGCAAAGCACTTGACATAGGAGATGATCCAGCAGCCTTGCCCAAAGGAGAAACCATCAATGTTAAGGATGATGTTTCAGCAGTCAAGAAAGTTGGTTGCTGCTCTGTTTAA